In Acidobacteriota bacterium, one genomic interval encodes:
- a CDS encoding MmgE/PrpD family protein yields MSDQQRATSAVVDFVDRTRWQDCPPEAVRIAKRCVLDGLGVMLAGSTQDAGRILRGWVQTVDAKPESTAFGPEPFRSGASSAALLNGTSGHALDWDDTQLATSPDRIFGLLTHPTVPPMVAALAIGERQHASGKAFLEAFLTGFEVECKIAEAISPGHYRKGFHSSGTVGTFGAAVAAGRLLGLEGDRMAHALAIAASSASGIRVNFGSMTKPLHVGRAAQNGVVAAELAARGFTGGRDALDPPWGFFQAFSHGEGFDADRIVGRLGDPHAIVWPGVSIKPYPCGVLGHPTMDAMRRLVIAHDVQPERIVRIRVRAGSNILNPLRYPIASNELEAKFCPAFMVSAIALRRKAGVHEFNDEFVRSAPVQAMMRKVERVLDPEIEAKGWEKIRSTVEVDLDDGRTLAEEADERYRGGPDLPFTREELHEKFSDCASLVLPPPAIDETAGMVEALEDLSDVSELSRLLSAAPAAAAP; encoded by the coding sequence GTGAGCGACCAGCAGCGCGCCACGAGCGCGGTCGTGGATTTCGTCGACCGGACCCGCTGGCAGGACTGTCCGCCGGAGGCCGTCCGGATCGCGAAGCGCTGCGTCCTCGACGGGCTCGGCGTCATGCTGGCCGGATCGACGCAGGACGCGGGCCGTATCCTGCGCGGCTGGGTGCAGACGGTCGACGCGAAGCCGGAGTCCACCGCGTTCGGCCCCGAGCCGTTCCGGAGCGGTGCGTCCTCGGCGGCGCTGCTCAACGGGACGAGCGGCCATGCGCTGGACTGGGACGACACGCAACTGGCGACCAGCCCCGACCGGATCTTCGGGTTGCTGACGCACCCGACGGTGCCGCCGATGGTCGCCGCCCTGGCCATCGGCGAGCGGCAGCACGCGTCCGGCAAGGCGTTCCTCGAGGCGTTTCTCACCGGCTTCGAGGTCGAGTGCAAGATCGCCGAGGCCATCAGCCCCGGCCACTACAGGAAGGGCTTCCACTCGTCCGGCACCGTCGGCACGTTTGGCGCGGCGGTCGCCGCCGGCAGGCTGCTGGGTCTCGAGGGCGATCGGATGGCGCACGCGCTCGCCATCGCGGCGAGCTCGGCCTCCGGCATCCGCGTGAACTTCGGGTCGATGACCAAGCCGCTGCACGTGGGCCGGGCGGCGCAGAACGGGGTGGTCGCGGCCGAGCTCGCCGCGCGCGGCTTCACGGGAGGCCGGGACGCCCTCGATCCGCCGTGGGGCTTCTTCCAGGCGTTCAGTCACGGTGAGGGCTTCGACGCCGACCGTATCGTCGGCAGGCTCGGCGACCCGCATGCGATCGTGTGGCCCGGCGTATCGATCAAGCCGTACCCGTGCGGCGTGCTCGGGCATCCGACGATGGACGCCATGCGGCGGCTGGTGATCGCGCATGACGTGCAGCCGGAGCGCATCGTGCGGATTCGCGTGCGCGCCGGGTCCAACATCCTCAATCCGTTGCGGTACCCCATCGCGAGCAACGAGCTCGAGGCGAAGTTCTGTCCGGCGTTCATGGTGAGCGCCATCGCGCTCCGGCGGAAGGCGGGCGTTCACGAGTTCAACGACGAGTTCGTCCGGAGTGCGCCGGTGCAGGCGATGATGCGGAAGGTGGAGCGCGTGCTCGACCCCGAGATCGAGGCGAAGGGCTGGGAGAAGATCCGCAGCACCGTCGAGGTGGATCTCGACGACGGCCGCACCCTCGCCGAGGAGGCGGACGAACGCTATCGGGGCGGGCCGGACCTGCCGTTCACCCGCGAGGAGCTCCACGAGAAGTTCAGCGACTGCGCATCGCTCGTGCTGCCCCCGCCGGCGATCGACGAGACCGCCGGCATGGTCGAGGCGCTGGAGGACCTGTCCGACGTGAGCGAGCTCTCCCGCCTCTTGAGCGCAGCCCCCGCGGCTGCGGCGCCATGA
- a CDS encoding C4-dicarboxylate ABC transporter, producing the protein MMLAWVSVGALVLAVALSVLTRVNVGILSLAMAWLVGVYLGGMSVNTVLSGFPVPLLVTLVGVTLLFSMADTNGTLSRLTGRAVRLCRGNAGVLPLMFFAVGVVVSTIGPGGTPASALLAAPAMAVAGRVGIPPLLMAIMTGNGALAGTLSPFAPGGVVANDVMARIGLEGLEWQTYGYNVLAHSIVGLGGFVLLGGLKLFRRHQGDAGSGEPDVEPFERRHWLTVAGIAALIVAVVGFDAHVGLTAVLVAALLTLLGSVDERQAIQRMPWGVILMVTGVTVLISIMQRTQGMDLFTSGLAGISTSETVVPMMAFGTGLISVYSSTSGVVMPAFLPMVPDLAQQIGAVEHVHLAWSITVGGGLVDLSALSTVGALYLAAAPPGTNTRALFNALLAWGLSMSVVGAALCWILFG; encoded by the coding sequence ATGATGCTCGCGTGGGTCTCGGTCGGAGCGCTCGTCCTGGCCGTCGCGCTGAGTGTTCTCACGAGAGTCAACGTCGGCATCCTGTCGCTGGCCATGGCCTGGCTGGTGGGGGTGTACCTGGGCGGCATGTCGGTCAATACCGTCCTGTCCGGCTTTCCCGTGCCGCTGCTGGTCACGCTCGTCGGCGTCACGTTGCTGTTCAGCATGGCCGACACCAACGGCACGCTGTCCAGATTGACGGGACGGGCCGTCCGGCTCTGCCGCGGGAACGCGGGGGTGTTGCCGCTCATGTTCTTCGCGGTGGGCGTGGTCGTGTCCACGATCGGTCCCGGCGGCACGCCGGCCAGCGCCCTGCTGGCGGCGCCCGCCATGGCCGTCGCGGGGCGGGTGGGCATACCGCCGCTGCTGATGGCGATCATGACCGGCAACGGCGCGTTGGCGGGCACGCTGTCGCCGTTCGCGCCGGGCGGCGTCGTCGCCAACGACGTGATGGCGCGCATCGGCCTCGAGGGCCTCGAGTGGCAGACCTACGGGTACAACGTGCTGGCGCACTCGATCGTGGGCCTGGGCGGCTTCGTGCTGCTCGGCGGCCTGAAGCTCTTTCGCCGACACCAGGGAGATGCCGGCTCCGGGGAGCCGGACGTCGAGCCCTTCGAACGCAGGCACTGGCTGACCGTCGCCGGCATCGCGGCGCTGATCGTCGCGGTGGTCGGCTTCGATGCGCACGTGGGCCTGACGGCGGTCCTCGTCGCCGCGCTGCTCACACTCCTCGGCAGCGTCGACGAACGGCAAGCCATTCAGCGCATGCCCTGGGGCGTCATCCTGATGGTCACCGGGGTGACGGTGCTGATCTCGATAATGCAGAGGACCCAGGGCATGGACCTGTTCACGAGCGGGCTGGCCGGCATTTCCACCTCGGAAACGGTCGTGCCGATGATGGCGTTCGGGACAGGCCTGATATCGGTGTACAGCAGCACGTCCGGCGTGGTGATGCCGGCATTCCTGCCCATGGTGCCGGACCTCGCGCAGCAGATTGGCGCCGTCGAACACGTGCACCTCGCGTGGTCGATCACCGTCGGCGGCGGGCTCGTCGATCTCTCGGCGCTCTCCACCGTGGGCGCCCTGTATCTGGCCGCCGCGCCCCCCGGCACCAACACGCGCGCGCTGTTCAACGCGCTCCTCGCGTGGGGGCTGTCGATGTCCGTGGTCGGCGCAGCGCTCTGCTGGATTCTGTTCGGGTAA
- a CDS encoding SDR family oxidoreductase: MSQSPDLGAEVALVTGGSRNIGLAIARTLRAAGARVCIWGGSDPAALAEALDAIDGGADERCGMLVRVDDEPAVVDGFEEIGARLGPVSILVNNAAIRPDEPLETTTRAAWTSVLDVTLTGAFLTSRELFRRLPQDRNGAIVNIGGLTAHRPKRGRVHVITAKAGLIGLTRALAEEGLGRIRANCVVPGAIDTVRPDGRPPPHLDDAGHAAGSPEAVARAVLALADPGEPYVTGQTLHVSGGRFMP; the protein is encoded by the coding sequence ATGAGCCAATCTCCCGATCTGGGCGCCGAAGTGGCCCTGGTGACCGGCGGCAGCCGGAACATCGGCCTGGCGATCGCGCGGACCCTCCGCGCCGCCGGGGCCCGGGTCTGCATCTGGGGCGGGTCGGATCCGGCGGCGCTGGCCGAGGCGCTGGACGCAATCGACGGCGGTGCGGACGAGCGTTGCGGCATGCTGGTGCGCGTCGACGACGAGCCCGCCGTCGTCGACGGCTTCGAGGAGATCGGGGCCCGGCTGGGGCCGGTGTCCATCCTGGTCAACAACGCCGCGATACGCCCCGACGAACCCCTGGAGACGACGACGCGCGCCGCCTGGACGTCGGTCCTCGACGTGACGCTGACCGGCGCGTTCCTGACGTCGCGGGAGCTGTTCCGCCGTCTGCCGCAGGACCGCAACGGCGCCATCGTCAACATCGGCGGTCTCACCGCCCACCGGCCGAAGCGGGGCCGCGTCCACGTGATCACGGCCAAGGCCGGCCTGATCGGCCTGACGCGCGCCCTGGCCGAGGAGGGCCTGGGCCGGATCCGGGCCAACTGCGTCGTCCCGGGCGCGATCGACACCGTCCGGCCCGACGGACGGCCGCCTCCCCATCTCGACGACGCCGGCCATGCCGCCGGAAGCCCCGAAGCGGTCGCGCGAGCCGTGCTCGCGCTGGCCGACCCGGGCGAACCCTACGTCACCGGTCAGACGCTGCACGTCAGCGGCGGCCGCTTCATGCCGTGA